Proteins encoded together in one Acipenser ruthenus chromosome 22, fAciRut3.2 maternal haplotype, whole genome shotgun sequence window:
- the LOC117973699 gene encoding vasorin-like, with translation MKLLLLLLPFLAGVLAQGCPKDCMCNTPRKIFCIYRKAALVPQGVPDDTVSLYLFENKITSLSTEDFAGLSKLELLDLSQNAISHLPSQVFRPLESLRNLDLSSNHIEKITNESFSGLHWLERLYLHGNRISTIHPAAFDDLDHLLELKLQKNSLHVLPALHAPKLLLLDISFNQIPSLSARDLHTANLETLKLAGLGLSSLDGEVFENLGNLHELDLSDNQLTDFPIALKALRGLTKLSLAGNSQVAQLRNEDFNNLANLQELDVSNLNLQGLPEGFLKLFPRLQTLTAAENPFNCICPLAWFPPWVRNSQVQLLRTEETRCHFPPLNAGKVLERLEHQDFGCPTTTTVITTRVSTSTSKPGSTTDISLTLAPSQPSTQPPPAKEESTPAPVSPAPNSKTSPKVMHICPSNICLNGGTCQLDNLGELECACSKGFWGPYCENAEGTPEAISTPTVAMESAINARQVTSTSIAVDLHRYIQARQHLKGIRLSYRNLSGPDKRPMHLNLPASYPEYTVRGLRPNSTYYICASPMGEPEQQDSCCVEAQTSSQEHHSPITQSYDRHLTTMVVPSVAAVLLVMVVAAVGVYYLRRRRAKGHPDLGADPCPLELEGVKSCLENGTLPPKGPEIVQSQNGLECEVPLMHRHCPGNNNVPANMKNSYF, from the coding sequence ATGAagctcctcctcctgctcctccccttcctcGCTGGGGTCCTCGCACAGGGCTGCCCCAAAGACTGCATGTGCAACACTCCCAGAAAAATCTTCTGCATCTACCGGAAAGCCGCACTGGTTCCCCAAGGGGTTCCGGACGACACAGTGAGCCTGTACCTCTTTGAGAACAAGATCACCTCCCTGAGTACTGAGGACTTCGCCGGGCTGAGCAAGCTTGAGCTCCTGGATCTCTCCCAAAACGCCATCTCCCACCTCCCCAGCCAGGTCTTCCGCCCGCTGGAGTCTCTCCGCAACCTGGACCTGTCATCCAACCACATCGAGAAGATCACCAACGAGAGCTTCTCGGGGCTTCACTGGCTTGAGCGCCTGTACCTGCACGGAAACCGCATCTCCACCATCCACCCCGCTGCCTTCGACGACCTGGACCACCTCCTGGAACTCAAGCTCCAGAAGAACAGCCTCCATGTGCTGCCAGCCCTCCATGCTCCCAAGCTTCTCCTCCTGGACATCAGCTTCAACCAGATCCCCTCGCTGAGCGCACGGGACCTCCACACAGCCAACCTGGAGACCCTAAAGCTGGCTGGCCTGGGGCTCAGCTCCTTGGATGGGGAGGTGTTTGAAAACCTTGGGAATCTCCATGAGCTGGACCTCTCGGACAACCAGCTGACCGATTTCCCCATCGCCCTCAAAGCTTTGAGGGGGCTGACCAAGCTCAGCCTGGCGGGCAACTCCCAGGTAGCCCAGCTGAGAAATGAAGACTTCAACAACCTGGCCAACCTCCAGGAGCTGGACGTGAGCAACCTGAACTTGCAGGGCTTGCCCGAAGGCTTCCTGAAGCTCTTTCCCAGGCTGCAGACACTCACTGCGGCAGAGAACCCCTTCAACTGCATCTGCCCGCTGGCCTGGTTTCCCCCATGGGTGCGCAATAGCCAAGTGCAGCTGCTGAGGACCGAAGAAACCAGATGTCACTTCCCCCCTCTCAACGCTGGCAAGGTCCTTGAAAGGCTGGAGCACCAAGATTTTGGATGTCCTACCACAACCACTGTAATAACTACCAGGGTCAGCACGAGCACCTCTAAGCCGGGGTCGACCACTGATATCTCCCTAACCCTAGCACCTAGCCAGCCCTCCACTCAACCACCCCCAGCCAAGGAAGAAAGCACCCCAGCTCCAGTCTCTCCAGCGCCCAACAGCAAAACCAGCCCCAAGGTGATGCACATCTGCCCATCCAACATCTGCCTGAATGGGGGAACCTGCCAGCTGGATAACCTGGGGGAGCTGGAGTGCGCCTGCTCCAAAGGGTTCTGGGGACCCTACTGCGAAAACGCTGAGGGGACTCCCGAGGCGATATCCACGCCAACTGTAGCGATGGAGTCCGCCATCAACGCCAGGCAGGTCACAAGCACGTCAATAGCGGTCGACCTCCACCGCTACATCCAAGCCAGACAGCACCTGAAAGGGATTCGCCTCAGCTACAGGAACCTCTCGGGTCCAGACAAACGGCCGATGCACCTAAACCTGCCGGCGTCCTACCCAGAGTACACAGTGCGCGGGCTCCGGCCCAACTCCACCTACTACATCTGCGCCAGCCCTATGGGGGAGCCAGAGCAACAGGATAGCTGCTGCGTCGAGGCCCAGACCTCCAGCCAGGAGCACCATTCCCCCATCACCCAGTCCTATGACAGGCATCTGACCACCATGGTGGTGCCATCAGTGGCTGCCGTGCTGCTGGTGATGGTGGTGGCGGCCGTGGGAGTCTACTACCTCCGCAGGAGACGTGCTAAAGGTCACCCAGACTTGGGGGCTGACCCTTGCCCCTTGGAACTCGAGGGGGTCAAGTCGTGTTTGGAGAACGGGACTCTACCCCCAAAGGGACCGGAGATAGTGCAATCCCAAAACGGGCTGGAGTGCGAGGTGCCGCTAATGCACAGGCACTGCCCCGGCAATAACAACGTGCCGGCCAACATGAAAAACTCTTACTTCTGA